A part of Anaerotignum faecicola genomic DNA contains:
- the addA gene encoding helicase-exonuclease AddAB subunit AddA, translating into MANRWTKEQKQAIDARGSDLLIAAAAGSGKTAVLVERIITKLLREGQEIDRLLVVTFTNAAASEMRQRIGVAIAKQLEETPEDIHLQNQMAFLPRADIKTIHAFCLQVIREYYHLLELDPKVRTADPAEIKLLQKEVLEELFETLYAAEDSQWFFDLLETFSSSTKDTPLQDLVLQLYTFAEGSPNPKRQLEQLAESLFLAEGETVDACGWFLLIRQSVETALDYARYQLKKAWQMADEGEFGGYHKLLTNEVAMVENFAAALQKKYADWRLAYLAIDFARLPAYRGEEKETAERIKALRNEAKDTIKKLQETIFAYSPEMQADLVRRMYPVAQGLARLTKLFLDAFAAAKREKNMIDFHDYEHFALEILVNEDGTPTEAAAELRQRYDEIMIDEYQDSNLVQETILAAVSGESIGENNRFMVGDVKQSIYRFRQAMPELFNEKYQRYPAEEGRKERKIVLSKNFRSRKNILDGVNFIFRQIMQKEFGDIAYDDAAALYAGMTFPDCAEPHGGENEILLIATAEAEDSELSEELKELDRRQVEATAIAARIRALMESSYQVVDKKTGAYRPLRYGDIAILLRSMKNWSSVLDDVFGKAGMPYYAETAEGYFEVPEVETMLHLLRLLDNPRQDIPLLSILHSPIYDFSADALMQIRLQGGKGLYYDCLWRYLQEGEDAALRARISAFLADLTHWRNEVRNFSLHELLRLLYRETGYYDYLSVTAGGTLRQANLRLLLEKAEQYEKGSHRGLFYFIRYVEDMKTAEAETSSAKLPTEGEDRMQVMTIHKSKGLEFPVVFVADMGKSFNELDIRSAVLLHQKWGCGMDYTDIEKRVSYRTLAKRALAEAIREENLAEELRVLYVALTRAKEKLILTGTMKDFEKAFLKWGSTADCDTEILPASRLRRAKSYLDWVMPAYLRHPARERLTAEWEDGLPKQCVFSAEESAWRLSCMTKDEALQETAQEQKTAEEQRDFFAAWESPAEMTEERQAVFRILSWQYPHGKETRLPAKLSISEIKRKYQEEMTGEIIMPAHQEIRLPDFAEKRKLSSAEMGTAMHTFMEEADFRKKYTREEIDSLTAELVQRGRLTEEEGKYLRRRELLQFFESELAERLRGAERIEKERPFSVLMQPKEVFFGEEYREVTDEILVNGIIDCYFTEKDVGILIDYKSDRIYDEEDLKARYRIQLELYRTALERAMGISIRETYLYSFAMGKAILLT; encoded by the coding sequence ATGGCAAACAGATGGACAAAAGAGCAGAAACAGGCGATTGATGCGAGGGGCAGTGATTTGCTGATTGCGGCGGCGGCAGGCAGCGGCAAAACGGCGGTTCTCGTGGAGCGCATTATTACGAAGCTTTTGCGGGAGGGGCAGGAAATAGACAGACTGCTTGTGGTGACGTTTACGAATGCGGCGGCATCCGAAATGCGGCAGAGGATTGGCGTGGCGATTGCGAAGCAGCTGGAGGAAACGCCCGAAGATATCCATTTGCAAAACCAGATGGCGTTTTTGCCAAGGGCAGATATCAAGACTATCCATGCCTTCTGCTTGCAGGTGATTCGGGAATATTATCATTTGTTGGAGCTTGACCCGAAGGTGCGCACTGCCGACCCTGCGGAAATCAAGCTGCTGCAGAAGGAGGTGCTGGAGGAACTATTCGAGACGCTTTATGCGGCAGAGGACAGCCAGTGGTTTTTTGATTTGTTGGAAACCTTTTCCTCCTCCACGAAGGATACGCCCTTGCAGGATTTGGTTTTGCAGCTGTATACCTTTGCGGAGGGCAGCCCGAACCCGAAACGGCAGTTAGAGCAGCTGGCGGAGAGCCTTTTCCTTGCGGAGGGGGAAACGGTAGATGCCTGCGGCTGGTTTTTGCTGATTCGGCAGAGCGTGGAGACTGCTCTGGACTATGCGCGCTATCAGCTGAAAAAGGCATGGCAGATGGCAGATGAGGGCGAATTTGGCGGCTATCATAAGCTTTTGACGAACGAGGTCGCGATGGTGGAGAATTTTGCGGCGGCATTGCAGAAAAAGTATGCCGACTGGCGGCTGGCGTATCTTGCGATTGATTTTGCGCGCCTGCCTGCCTACCGCGGCGAGGAAAAGGAAACGGCGGAGCGCATTAAGGCATTGCGAAACGAAGCGAAGGATACAATTAAAAAATTGCAGGAGACGATTTTTGCTTATAGCCCCGAAATGCAGGCAGACCTGGTGCGGCGGATGTATCCCGTTGCGCAGGGGCTTGCGCGGCTGACGAAGCTGTTTCTGGATGCCTTTGCGGCGGCAAAGCGGGAAAAGAATATGATAGATTTCCATGATTATGAGCATTTTGCACTGGAGATTCTGGTGAACGAGGATGGTACGCCGACAGAAGCGGCGGCAGAGCTGCGGCAGCGGTATGATGAAATCATGATTGACGAATATCAGGACAGTAACTTAGTGCAGGAAACGATTCTGGCGGCAGTTTCGGGCGAAAGCATCGGCGAGAATAATCGGTTTATGGTGGGCGATGTGAAGCAGAGCATTTATCGCTTCCGTCAGGCGATGCCCGAATTATTCAATGAGAAATATCAGCGGTATCCTGCGGAGGAGGGACGGAAGGAACGGAAAATCGTGCTTTCCAAGAACTTCCGCAGCCGTAAAAATATATTGGATGGCGTGAATTTTATTTTTCGCCAGATCATGCAGAAGGAATTCGGGGACATTGCATACGATGATGCGGCGGCATTATATGCAGGAATGACGTTCCCCGACTGCGCAGAGCCGCACGGCGGCGAGAATGAGATTCTTCTGATTGCGACAGCGGAGGCAGAGGATTCCGAGCTTTCGGAGGAACTGAAAGAGCTGGACAGACGGCAGGTGGAGGCGACCGCGATTGCCGCAAGGATTCGCGCTCTGATGGAAAGCAGCTATCAGGTTGTGGATAAGAAAACAGGCGCATATCGCCCCCTGCGGTATGGGGATATTGCGATTCTGCTGCGCTCCATGAAGAATTGGAGCAGTGTGCTGGATGATGTATTCGGCAAGGCAGGGATGCCCTATTATGCGGAAACGGCGGAGGGCTATTTTGAGGTGCCGGAGGTAGAAACCATGCTGCATTTGCTGCGGCTGTTGGATAACCCCAGACAGGATATTCCCCTGCTTTCGATTTTACACTCGCCCATTTATGATTTTTCTGCGGATGCGTTGATGCAGATTCGGTTGCAGGGCGGCAAGGGATTGTATTATGACTGCCTGTGGCGTTATTTGCAGGAGGGCGAGGATGCGGCACTGCGCGCGCGGATTTCTGCTTTTCTTGCAGATTTAACACATTGGCGGAACGAGGTGCGGAATTTTTCTCTGCATGAGCTGCTGCGGCTGCTGTACCGGGAAACGGGGTATTATGATTATCTGAGTGTGACGGCAGGGGGTACGCTCAGGCAGGCGAATCTGCGGCTTTTGCTGGAAAAGGCGGAGCAATACGAGAAGGGCAGCCATAGGGGACTGTTTTATTTCATCCGCTATGTGGAGGATATGAAAACGGCGGAGGCGGAAACATCTTCCGCAAAGCTGCCGACCGAGGGCGAGGATCGGATGCAGGTGATGACGATTCACAAGAGCAAGGGTCTGGAATTTCCTGTGGTTTTTGTGGCGGATATGGGGAAAAGCTTTAATGAGCTGGATATCCGCAGTGCGGTGCTGCTGCACCAGAAATGGGGCTGCGGTATGGATTATACGGATATCGAAAAACGGGTTTCCTACCGCACACTGGCAAAGCGTGCGCTGGCAGAGGCAATCAGAGAGGAAAACCTTGCAGAGGAGCTGCGCGTGCTTTATGTGGCGCTGACGCGTGCAAAGGAAAAGCTGATTCTGACGGGAACGATGAAGGATTTTGAAAAGGCGTTTCTGAAATGGGGCAGTACGGCGGACTGCGATACGGAGATTCTGCCTGCATCCCGTCTGCGGCGCGCGAAAAGCTATCTGGACTGGGTGATGCCTGCCTATCTGCGGCACCCTGCGAGAGAGCGGCTTACGGCAGAATGGGAGGACGGATTGCCGAAGCAGTGTGTTTTTTCTGCGGAGGAATCGGCATGGAGGCTTTCCTGCATGACAAAGGACGAGGCCTTGCAGGAAACGGCGCAGGAGCAGAAGACTGCCGAGGAACAGCGGGATTTTTTTGCGGCATGGGAAAGCCCTGCGGAAATGACGGAGGAGCGGCAGGCGGTTTTCCGCATTTTAAGCTGGCAATATCCCCATGGGAAGGAAACAAGGCTGCCTGCGAAGCTTTCCATTTCGGAAATCAAGCGGAAATATCAGGAGGAAATGACAGGCGAAATCATTATGCCTGCACATCAGGAAATCAGACTGCCCGATTTTGCGGAAAAGCGGAAGCTGAGCAGTGCCGAGATGGGTACGGCGATGCACACCTTTATGGAAGAAGCGGATTTTCGGAAGAAATATACGAGGGAGGAAATTGACAGCTTGACGGCGGAGCTGGTGCAGAGAGGCAGACTGACGGAGGAAGAAGGAAAATATCTTCGGAGAAGGGAGCTTCTGCAATTTTTCGAGTCCGAACTGGCGGAACGGCTGCGTGGGGCTGAGAGGATAGAGAAGGAACGCCCGTTTTCTGTGCTGATGCAGCCGAAGGAAGTATTCTTCGGGGAGGAATATCGAGAGGTGACGGACGAAATTCTGGTAAACGGGATTATTGACTGCTACTTTACGGAAAAAGATGTCGGGATTCTGATTGACTATAAGAGTGACCGCATTTACGATGAAGAAGATCTGAAGGCGCGATACCGCATCCAGCTGGAGTTGTACCGGACGGCGCTGGAGAGAGCAATGGGGATTTCCATTCGGGAGACCTATCTTTATTCCTTTGCGATGGGGAAGGCAATTCTTTTGACATAA
- a CDS encoding chorion class high-cysteine HCB protein 13 has protein sequence MCGFGCGNENIIWILLLLCCCGNNDGCGSWGDSSSWLWILILLCCCGNNKSNSIGNACGC, from the coding sequence ATGTGTGGATTTGGTTGTGGGAACGAAAACATCATCTGGATCTTGCTTCTGTTGTGCTGCTGCGGCAATAATGATGGCTGCGGCAGCTGGGGCGACAGCAGCTCCTGGCTGTGGATTCTGATTTTGCTGTGCTGCTGCGGCAACAACAAGAGCAACAGCATCGGCAATGCCTGCGGGTGCTGA
- the nrdR gene encoding transcriptional regulator NrdR has product MKCPFCNYNDTKVIDSRGQEDNSVIRRRRLCESCGKRFTTYERIDMIPITVIKNDGTREIFDKTKIINGVMKSCNKRPVTAQQIQELADDIENTLMGLGEREVESKQIGNMVMDRLKEVDEVAYVRFASVYRQFKDINTFIDELEKLLVEKKKG; this is encoded by the coding sequence TTGAAATGCCCTTTTTGCAATTATAATGATACAAAGGTAATCGATTCCCGCGGACAGGAGGATAACTCAGTCATTCGTCGCCGCCGCCTTTGCGAAAGCTGCGGCAAGCGTTTCACTACATATGAGCGGATTGATATGATTCCGATTACGGTGATTAAAAATGATGGTACAAGAGAAATTTTCGACAAAACCAAGATTATCAACGGTGTAATGAAATCCTGCAACAAGCGTCCCGTTACGGCACAGCAAATTCAGGAGCTGGCGGATGATATTGAAAATACGCTGATGGGTCTGGGTGAGAGAGAGGTAGAAAGCAAGCAGATTGGCAATATGGTGATGGATCGTCTGAAAGAGGTAGACGAGGTGGCGTATGTGCGCTTTGCATCGGTTTATCGTCAGTTCAAGGATATCAATACCTTTATTGACGAGCTGGAAAAGCTGCTTGTGGAAAAGAAGAAGGGATGA
- a CDS encoding YlmC/YmxH family sporulation protein yields MKWERFSCLQEKEVINICDGRRLGCVCDLEMDAISGKICTLIIPECGSKWNFFGKERAFFVPWRCIRRIGDDIILVEVDGEEILRTDGD; encoded by the coding sequence ATGAAATGGGAACGGTTTTCCTGCTTACAGGAGAAGGAAGTCATCAATATCTGCGACGGAAGGCGGTTGGGGTGCGTCTGCGATTTGGAGATGGATGCGATTTCCGGAAAAATCTGCACATTGATCATTCCGGAATGTGGCAGTAAGTGGAATTTCTTCGGAAAGGAACGGGCATTTTTCGTGCCTTGGCGGTGTATTCGCCGCATCGGTGACGATATCATTCTTGTGGAGGTGGATGGAGAGGAAATCCTAAGAACAGATGGGGACTGA
- a CDS encoding anaerobic ribonucleoside triphosphate reductase — MITTITKRDGRTVHFDINKIASAIEKAFAATIGKKDYAICLALAQEVSDIFEEKQIDSPTVEQIQDTVERVLINHGHVRTAKAYILYRAERTRVRNMNDRLMKTFEDITYKDATDSDIKRENANIDGNTAMGSMLKYGSEGAKHFYESYVLNPAHSEAHRNGDIHIHDLDFYTLTTTCCQIDLIKLFHDGFSTGHGVLREPNDIASYASLACIAIQSNQNDQHGGQSIANFDYGLAPGVAKTYKKRYRSNLTSLIEVMDCAAHAKKTKEIFQTLTAENLIPTLDGSQAYTDRERALLIEAGVPEEILDKIQSFSAKKATEETDKATYQAMEALLHNLNTMHSRAGAQTPFSSINYGMDTSTEGRMVMKNMLLVTEAGLGNGETAIFPIQIFRVKDGVNFNPGEPNYDLFKLSCRVSAKRLFPNFSFQDAPFNLQYYKEGHPETEIAYMGCRTRVIGNVNDPEREITYGRGNLSFTSINLPRIAILANKNIDWFFSELDRKIDLVVEQLLERFEIQAKKKVHNYPFLMGEGVWIDSEKLNYDDEVREVLKHGTLSVGFIGLAEALKALLGVHHGESEIAQNLGLDIIGHMRKRMDDLSAETHLNFSLLATPAEGLSGRFVRMDRERFGSIEGVTDREYYTNSFHIPVYYPISAYKKIQLEAPYHELTNAGHITYIELDGDPSTNLDAFEKVIRYMKAQGIGYGSINHPVDRDPVCGYNGIIGDTCPKCGRSETDGEYGFQRIRRITGYLVGTLDRFNNAKRAEVRDRVKHSIVTEVKLEAKD, encoded by the coding sequence ATGATTACAACCATCACCAAAAGAGACGGGCGCACTGTGCATTTTGATATCAACAAAATCGCCAGTGCCATCGAAAAAGCCTTTGCAGCAACCATCGGCAAAAAGGATTACGCAATCTGCCTTGCACTTGCACAGGAGGTTTCCGATATTTTTGAAGAAAAACAAATTGACTCCCCTACGGTAGAGCAGATTCAGGATACCGTAGAGCGCGTACTGATTAACCACGGGCATGTACGCACCGCAAAGGCGTATATCCTCTATCGTGCAGAACGTACCAGAGTCAGAAACATGAACGACAGACTGATGAAAACCTTCGAGGACATCACCTACAAGGATGCAACCGACAGCGATATCAAGCGCGAAAACGCAAATATCGACGGCAACACCGCCATGGGCTCTATGCTGAAATACGGCTCCGAGGGCGCAAAGCATTTCTATGAAAGCTATGTGCTGAACCCCGCCCATTCCGAGGCGCACAGAAACGGGGATATTCATATTCATGATTTGGACTTCTATACACTGACAACCACCTGCTGCCAGATTGATTTAATCAAGCTGTTCCATGATGGCTTTTCCACAGGGCATGGTGTACTGAGAGAGCCAAACGATATCGCAAGCTATGCTTCTCTGGCTTGTATTGCTATCCAGTCCAACCAGAATGACCAGCACGGCGGTCAGTCTATCGCAAACTTTGATTATGGTCTGGCTCCCGGCGTTGCAAAAACCTACAAAAAACGCTATCGTTCCAACCTGACCTCCTTAATTGAGGTGATGGACTGCGCCGCGCATGCGAAAAAAACAAAGGAAATCTTCCAAACACTGACCGCAGAAAACCTGATTCCTACACTGGATGGCTCTCAGGCATATACCGACAGGGAAAGGGCACTGCTCATCGAGGCAGGCGTACCCGAAGAAATTCTGGACAAGATTCAGTCCTTCTCCGCGAAAAAAGCAACCGAGGAAACCGATAAGGCAACCTATCAGGCAATGGAGGCACTGCTGCATAACCTCAACACCATGCACAGCCGTGCAGGCGCGCAGACTCCCTTCTCCTCCATCAACTACGGCATGGATACCTCCACAGAAGGGCGCATGGTTATGAAAAATATGCTTCTGGTGACAGAGGCAGGGCTAGGCAACGGCGAAACCGCTATCTTCCCCATCCAGATTTTCCGTGTGAAGGATGGCGTAAACTTCAACCCCGGCGAACCCAACTATGACCTGTTCAAGCTTTCCTGCCGCGTGAGTGCAAAGCGTCTGTTCCCGAATTTCTCCTTTCAGGATGCGCCCTTTAACCTGCAGTATTATAAGGAAGGCCACCCCGAAACGGAAATCGCATACATGGGCTGCCGTACCCGCGTTATCGGCAATGTGAACGATCCCGAACGGGAAATCACCTACGGCAGAGGGAATTTAAGCTTCACCTCCATCAACCTGCCCCGTATCGCAATTCTGGCAAACAAAAACATCGACTGGTTCTTCTCCGAACTGGACAGAAAGATTGACTTGGTCGTAGAACAGCTGCTGGAGCGCTTTGAAATTCAGGCAAAGAAAAAGGTACACAACTACCCCTTCCTGATGGGCGAGGGTGTCTGGATTGACAGTGAAAAGCTGAATTATGATGACGAGGTAAGAGAGGTGCTCAAGCACGGCACACTTTCCGTTGGGTTTATCGGTCTGGCAGAGGCGCTGAAGGCACTGCTTGGCGTACACCACGGCGAAAGCGAAATCGCACAGAACCTTGGTCTGGATATCATCGGGCACATGAGAAAACGCATGGATGACCTGTCCGCAGAAACACATCTGAACTTTAGCCTGCTGGCAACGCCTGCAGAAGGGCTGTCCGGCCGTTTTGTCCGCATGGACAGAGAACGCTTCGGCTCCATCGAGGGTGTCACAGACAGAGAATATTACACAAACAGCTTCCATATTCCTGTATATTACCCCATCAGCGCGTATAAGAAGATTCAGCTGGAAGCACCTTATCACGAGCTGACAAATGCAGGACATATCACCTATATCGAACTGGACGGCGACCCCAGCACAAATCTGGATGCCTTTGAAAAGGTCATCCGCTACATGAAGGCGCAGGGCATCGGCTACGGCTCCATCAACCATCCCGTTGACCGCGACCCCGTCTGCGGCTATAACGGCATCATCGGGGACACCTGCCCGAAATGCGGCAGAAGCGAAACCGACGGAGAATACGGCTTCCAGCGCATCCGCAGAATCACAGGCTATCTGGTAGGTACGCTTGACCGCTTCAACAACGCAAAGCGTGCAGAGGTACGCGACAGAGTGAAACATTCTATTGTAACGGAAGTAAAATTAGAAGCAAAGGATTGA
- the nrdG gene encoding anaerobic ribonucleoside-triphosphate reductase activating protein: protein MRISLSGVTGDSIVDGPGLRLTIFTQGCLHHCPGCHNPQTHDPEGGSWADTEDILAAAAENPLLDGITLSGGDPFLQPVPCLALAEGAHKIGLNVWTYTGYTWEALLEENDAEKLALLKETDVLVDGPFLLAERSLELRFCGSRNQRLIDVKKSLAEDKVVLWEEPSYF, encoded by the coding sequence ATGAGAATCAGTCTGAGCGGCGTAACCGGGGATTCCATTGTGGATGGCCCCGGGCTGCGCCTGACCATATTTACGCAGGGCTGCCTGCACCATTGCCCCGGCTGCCACAACCCACAGACGCACGACCCCGAAGGCGGCTCCTGGGCGGATACAGAGGATATCCTTGCGGCGGCGGCAGAAAATCCCCTACTGGACGGGATTACCCTTTCGGGCGGCGACCCCTTTTTACAGCCTGTCCCCTGCCTTGCCTTGGCGGAGGGTGCGCATAAAATCGGCTTGAATGTATGGACATATACGGGCTATACATGGGAGGCACTCTTGGAGGAAAACGATGCCGAAAAGCTGGCACTTTTAAAGGAAACGGATGTGCTTGTAGACGGGCCTTTTCTTCTGGCAGAACGCTCCTTGGAGCTGCGGTTCTGCGGCAGCCGCAACCAGCGGTTGATTGATGTAAAAAAATCCCTTGCAGAGGACAAGGTGGTTCTCTGGGAGGAACCGAGCTATTTTTAA
- a CDS encoding response regulator transcription factor has protein sequence MYNILICDDEKDIVSALSIYLSTENYNIFTAYTGQEALDIVAKHDIHLILMDIMMPQMDGIAATVKLRETSNIPIILLTAKSEDSDKILGLNIGADDYITKPFNPIEVLARVRSQLRRYTSLGGMAKKASHLTNGGIEMDDESKIVTVDGEVVSLTPSEYNILKLLMENPGRVFSSTQIYERIWNEDACGSGSVVAVHIRHLREKIEIDPSNPRYLKVVWGLGYKIEKEAKQ, from the coding sequence ATGTATAACATTTTGATTTGCGATGACGAAAAGGATATCGTATCCGCTTTGTCGATTTATTTATCCACGGAAAACTACAACATTTTCACCGCCTACACCGGACAGGAGGCTCTGGATATCGTTGCCAAGCATGACATTCATCTGATTCTGATGGATATCATGATGCCCCAGATGGACGGGATTGCCGCAACGGTGAAGCTGAGAGAAACCTCGAACATCCCCATTATTCTGCTGACCGCAAAGAGTGAGGACAGCGACAAGATTCTGGGGCTGAATATCGGGGCGGATGATTACATCACAAAGCCCTTCAACCCGATTGAGGTGCTGGCAAGGGTGCGTTCGCAGCTGCGCCGCTATACCTCTCTGGGCGGCATGGCGAAGAAGGCTTCTCATCTGACAAACGGCGGCATTGAAATGGATGATGAATCGAAAATCGTCACGGTGGACGGCGAGGTTGTCAGCTTAACGCCAAGCGAATACAACATTCTCAAGCTGCTGATGGAAAACCCCGGCAGAGTTTTTTCCTCCACGCAAATCTATGAACGCATCTGGAATGAGGATGCCTGCGGCTCCGGCAGCGTGGTTGCTGTGCATATCCGTCATCTGCGCGAAAAAATTGAGATTGACCCCTCGAACCCCCGTTATCTCAAGGTAGTCTGGGGTCTGGGGTACAAAATCGAGAAGGAGGCGAAACAATGA
- a CDS encoding sensor histidine kinase, translating into MTKLSYTLGMKVVACFIAVLSGITAFFDGIGIFLANGYDFYSSSLAELKLAHPYLDTGMLTKLYGMRGSLLPILVISLLLFAISVIYLLCAAGHRPDTDEIVPNLQDKIPLDLYFAIVCPISLAILFLILEGRNPLADTGALSFVVIGSIILAILGLATLLTCVTRLKLGRYFYQHTIAYQVIRFCWKMLAAVFSTVCDAIKSISATWKIAVAWLVISAFYTMGGFGAIVLSFALLLVFCSMASQMQELKNGGEELAKGNLNYKINTQRMFPLFRAHGKNLNSISKGFSIALEQKMKSEHLKTELITNVSHDIKTPLTSIINYVDLLKKENLDGQAAEYIEVLDRQSRRLKKLTEDLVEASKASTGNLKVQLAPTDMGELAAQAVAEYEEKLENAHLEAVINGGDTPLFAMVDGNLTWRVLSNLLSNACKYSQPHTRVYIDIKKEKDTVILSMKNISRDALNIPAEELMERFVRGDSSRHTEGSGLGLNIAQSLVGLQKGTFSLEIEGDLFKAFVTFPATEPPAPPAEEMPEEEMPTDAMPMEDMPIEEMQEETEKGE; encoded by the coding sequence ATGACAAAGCTTTCCTATACCCTCGGCATGAAGGTGGTTGCCTGCTTTATTGCAGTGCTTTCGGGCATCACCGCCTTTTTCGACGGTATCGGTATCTTTCTGGCAAACGGCTATGACTTTTACAGCAGCAGCCTTGCAGAGCTGAAGCTAGCCCATCCTTATCTTGATACAGGGATGCTGACGAAGCTTTACGGGATGCGCGGCTCACTTCTGCCGATTCTGGTGATCAGCTTGCTTCTGTTTGCCATTTCGGTGATTTATCTTCTGTGCGCGGCAGGGCATCGGCCGGATACGGATGAAATCGTTCCAAATTTGCAGGATAAAATCCCTTTGGATCTGTATTTTGCCATCGTCTGCCCGATTTCGCTGGCAATTCTGTTCCTTATTCTGGAGGGCCGCAATCCCCTTGCCGATACGGGGGCGCTTTCCTTTGTAGTAATTGGTTCAATCATTCTCGCCATTCTGGGACTGGCGACGCTTCTGACCTGCGTGACCCGTCTGAAGCTGGGAAGATATTTTTATCAGCACACGATTGCCTATCAGGTCATTCGCTTCTGCTGGAAGATGCTTGCGGCTGTTTTTTCAACCGTCTGCGATGCCATCAAATCCATTTCCGCTACATGGAAGATTGCAGTGGCATGGCTTGTGATTTCCGCATTTTATACCATGGGCGGCTTTGGGGCGATTGTACTCAGCTTTGCACTGCTGCTGGTATTCTGCTCCATGGCATCACAGATGCAGGAGCTGAAAAACGGCGGCGAGGAGTTGGCAAAGGGCAACCTGAACTACAAAATCAACACACAGCGGATGTTCCCCCTCTTTCGCGCGCATGGGAAAAACCTGAACAGCATTTCCAAGGGCTTTTCCATCGCATTAGAGCAGAAAATGAAAAGCGAGCATCTGAAAACGGAGCTCATCACAAATGTTTCCCATGATATCAAAACACCGCTGACCTCTATCATCAACTATGTGGATTTGCTGAAAAAGGAAAATCTGGATGGACAGGCGGCGGAATATATTGAGGTTCTGGACAGACAATCCCGCAGGCTGAAAAAGCTGACCGAGGACTTGGTTGAGGCCTCCAAGGCTTCGACAGGCAACCTCAAGGTACAGCTTGCCCCGACGGATATGGGCGAGCTGGCGGCGCAGGCAGTTGCAGAATATGAGGAAAAGCTGGAAAACGCCCATCTGGAGGCGGTCATCAACGGCGGAGATACCCCTCTGTTTGCCATGGTGGACGGCAACCTGACGTGGCGCGTGCTGAGCAACCTTCTGAGCAACGCCTGCAAATATTCGCAGCCGCACACGAGAGTGTATATCGACATCAAAAAAGAGAAGGATACCGTGATTCTTTCCATGAAGAATATCAGCAGAGATGCGCTCAATATTCCTGCGGAGGAATTGATGGAGCGGTTTGTGCGCGGAGACAGTTCCCGTCACACAGAGGGAAGCGGCTTGGGGCTGAATATCGCACAATCTCTTGTCGGCTTGCAGAAAGGAACCTTCTCTCTGGAAATCGAAGGCGATTTGTTCAAGGCATTTGTCACCTTCCCTGCAACCGAACCCCCTGCGCCCCCCGCAGAGGAAATGCCGGAGGAGGAAATGCCAACGGATGCAATGCCGATGGAGGATATGCCGATAGAAGAAATGCAAGAAGAAACAGAAAAAGGCGAATAA
- the trmL gene encoding tRNA (uridine(34)/cytosine(34)/5-carboxymethylaminomethyluridine(34)-2'-O)-methyltransferase TrmL: protein MHIVLLEPEIPQNAGNIARTCAVTNSVLHLIKPLGFSVEDKYLKRAGLDYWKLLDIRYYENFEDFCEKNPNAKIWMASTKARHIYTDVTYGENDYIMFGKESAGIPEEILMAHEANTIRIPMLEAARSLNLSNSVAIIIYEAMRQQGFPGMLMEGQLHHHKW from the coding sequence ATGCACATTGTTTTGTTGGAGCCGGAAATTCCCCAGAACGCAGGCAATATCGCGCGTACCTGCGCAGTGACAAATTCCGTCCTGCATCTGATTAAGCCTCTGGGCTTTTCCGTTGAGGATAAATATCTCAAGCGTGCAGGTCTGGATTACTGGAAGCTTCTGGATATCCGCTATTATGAAAATTTCGAGGACTTCTGCGAAAAGAACCCCAATGCGAAAATCTGGATGGCATCCACAAAGGCGCGCCATATCTATACCGATGTGACCTACGGCGAAAATGATTATATCATGTTCGGGAAGGAAAGCGCCGGCATCCCCGAAGAAATCCTTATGGCACATGAAGCAAATACCATCCGCATCCCTATGCTCGAAGCGGCAAGAAGCCTGAATCTTTCCAATTCCGTTGCCATTATTATTTATGAAGCCATGCGGCAGCAGGGCTTCCCCGGCATGCTGATGGAAGGGCAGCTGCACCACCATAAATGGTAA